In a single window of the Micromonospora sp. WMMD1155 genome:
- a CDS encoding branched-chain amino acid ABC transporter permease: MRVDAYLIPAVDGVAYGLLLAIAAAGLTVAFGAGGVLNLAHGTLIAAGGYVAAATSSGTWPSLAAAVALAAGVGAAGGGVLAAATAALRGRGHLDQALLTFGVALIGADLLTTAYGPDTLRPRLPEVLEATVWVAGHRYPVDRLAVLGVAVAVVAGGYVVLHRTRAGRLIRATVDDRAMVAGIGVNPRLVDAAVLVAAGALAGLAGALTTPILGVGPHTADTALLLSLIIVVCGGLGSVPGALAAALAAGVVQTVGVTSFPAVAPYLLIGAMAVVLLARRTSLPTGASA, from the coding sequence GTGCGCGTGGACGCCTACCTGATACCCGCCGTCGACGGCGTCGCCTACGGGCTGCTCCTGGCCATCGCCGCCGCGGGGTTGACCGTCGCGTTCGGCGCCGGGGGTGTGCTCAACCTCGCGCACGGCACCCTGATCGCGGCCGGCGGCTACGTCGCTGCTGCCACCAGTTCGGGGACCTGGCCAAGCCTTGCCGCGGCGGTCGCATTGGCGGCCGGTGTGGGAGCCGCCGGCGGCGGGGTGCTGGCCGCCGCGACCGCCGCACTGCGGGGTCGGGGGCACCTCGACCAGGCGCTGCTCACCTTCGGTGTCGCGCTCATCGGCGCCGACCTGCTCACCACCGCCTACGGCCCCGACACGCTGCGACCTCGCCTGCCTGAGGTGTTGGAGGCGACCGTCTGGGTTGCCGGGCACCGGTATCCGGTCGACCGGCTCGCCGTGCTGGGCGTCGCTGTCGCTGTCGTCGCGGGAGGCTACGTGGTGCTGCACCGCACCCGCGCCGGACGGCTGATCCGCGCCACGGTCGACGACCGGGCGATGGTTGCCGGCATCGGGGTGAACCCCCGCCTGGTGGACGCGGCAGTCCTGGTCGCCGCCGGGGCTCTCGCCGGCCTGGCCGGGGCGTTGACCACTCCGATCCTCGGCGTCGGCCCGCACACCGCCGACACCGCGCTGCTGCTGTCGCTGATCATCGTGGTCTGCGGTGGCCTCGGCTCCGTGCCCGGTGCGCTCGCCGCCGCCCTCGCCGCGGGCGTCGTGCAGACCGTCGGCGTGACGTCGTTCCCGGCGGTCGCCCCGTATCTGCTGATCGGCGCCATGGCCGTGGTGCTGCTGGCCCGCCGGACCAGCCTCCCCACCGGGGCGTCGGCGTGA
- a CDS encoding metal-dependent phosphohydrolase codes for MTVLSPPRAATIDRALRDAQRWCTGHAIDDRPALAHAVRVAVTIGEHVLHPDPDLIAAALLHDIPDFAPRTPDIYQVLAVAYGPQVPRIIAALQAEHQALDMPDPPIRVDDLPVLLASTADKIVALTSLLRRAHASGDVTDFLRTRPALLTLLPHFRAFHQAAHPRLPAGMSARLDTALALLERAATSIQTASKP; via the coding sequence ATGACCGTCTTATCCCCTCCCCGGGCCGCCACCATCGACCGCGCCCTACGCGACGCCCAGCGATGGTGCACCGGACACGCCATCGACGACCGCCCCGCACTAGCCCACGCGGTCCGGGTCGCCGTGACCATCGGCGAACATGTACTACACCCGGACCCGGATCTGATAGCGGCAGCGCTGCTGCACGACATTCCCGACTTCGCGCCCCGCACGCCGGACATCTACCAGGTCCTCGCCGTCGCCTACGGCCCGCAGGTACCGCGGATCATCGCCGCCCTGCAGGCCGAGCACCAGGCCCTCGACATGCCGGACCCGCCCATCCGCGTCGACGACCTGCCGGTACTGCTGGCCTCGACCGCCGACAAGATCGTCGCGCTAACTTCGCTGCTGCGACGGGCACATGCCAGCGGCGACGTCACTGACTTCCTCCGCACGCGCCCGGCGCTACTCACGCTGCTGCCGCACTTCCGGGCCTTTCACCAGGCAGCCCACCCCCGGCTGCCGGCGGGGATGTCGGCACGCCTCGACACCGCGCTGGCGCTGCTTGAGCGAGCCGCCACCAGCATCCAGACGGCGAGCAAACCATGA
- a CDS encoding roadblock/LC7 domain-containing protein, whose product MSDLSYLLNTNLVARVPGISQAVAVSADGLLLAWTDGLNRDAAERLAAVAAGMNSLLNGAARDLSAGAVRGNLTELAHGFLILVAVSTGASLLTLATRDADLAFVTEELGRFAEQVGDQLTPAFAGTLTTAAAGRR is encoded by the coding sequence ATGAGCGATCTGAGTTACCTGCTGAACACCAACCTCGTCGCCCGCGTGCCCGGGATCAGCCAGGCCGTGGCCGTGTCGGCCGACGGGCTGCTGCTGGCCTGGACAGACGGGCTCAACCGGGACGCCGCCGAGCGCCTCGCCGCAGTGGCGGCCGGAATGAACAGCCTGCTCAACGGCGCCGCCCGCGACCTGTCCGCGGGCGCGGTGCGGGGCAACCTGACCGAGCTGGCGCACGGGTTCCTGATTCTGGTGGCGGTGAGCACCGGCGCGTCGCTGCTGACCCTGGCCACCCGCGACGCCGACCTCGCGTTCGTCACCGAGGAACTCGGCCGTTTCGCCGAGCAGGTCGGCGACCAGCTCACCCCCGCCTTCGCCGGCACACTCACCACCGCGGCGGCCGGCCGGCGATGA
- a CDS encoding radical SAM protein, whose translation MKRLIVDTHASSCYFRTSVGGDGRKALVQITERCNLHCAHCFVSSTAVGSDLSLGDFTTRVLPRLLDARVERLTLTGGEPFVHPDLIAMCQAVADQGLPVGICTNATLTRDTDIAALAALGNVHVNVSFDGFRPDSHGKFRGDRSSFATTVATTRKFAEAGLLKGLLSTPNALTVPQEFADLCAFAVDIGAEYVLMNPLSSFGRGVKSRSKLAATTAAMDAITAVTDRFAGQVDLVRIRFPNEDLPLGGCDAGKLIYVFVDGQVAVCPYLVFAARTPASAHRDTEFLTGNILDSEVVTGLDAYDFHGRYRLGANPTCGSCALAGQCGKGCPAAVIATGGRIGDVDTEQCPVTDPSGRRLLPLSLAKG comes from the coding sequence ATGAAGCGCCTCATCGTGGACACCCACGCCTCGTCCTGCTACTTCCGCACCTCCGTCGGCGGGGATGGACGCAAGGCGTTGGTGCAGATCACCGAACGGTGCAACCTGCACTGCGCCCACTGCTTCGTCTCCTCGACCGCAGTGGGGTCCGACCTGTCCCTGGGCGACTTCACCACCCGAGTGTTGCCCCGGCTGCTCGACGCCCGAGTCGAACGCCTCACGCTCACCGGGGGCGAGCCCTTCGTCCACCCCGACCTGATCGCCATGTGCCAAGCGGTGGCCGATCAGGGACTGCCGGTGGGCATCTGCACCAACGCGACGCTGACCCGCGACACCGATATAGCCGCCTTGGCCGCCTTGGGCAACGTTCACGTCAACGTGTCCTTCGACGGGTTCCGGCCCGACAGCCACGGCAAGTTCCGCGGCGACCGGTCGTCGTTCGCCACCACCGTCGCCACCACCCGCAAGTTCGCCGAAGCCGGCCTGCTCAAGGGCCTGCTGTCCACGCCCAACGCGCTGACCGTGCCGCAGGAGTTCGCGGACCTGTGCGCCTTCGCCGTCGACATCGGCGCCGAGTACGTGCTGATGAACCCGCTGTCCTCCTTCGGACGGGGGGTGAAGAGCCGCAGTAAGCTCGCCGCCACCACGGCCGCGATGGACGCCATCACGGCCGTGACCGACCGCTTCGCCGGCCAGGTCGACCTCGTGCGCATCCGGTTCCCCAACGAGGACCTGCCGCTGGGCGGATGCGACGCGGGAAAACTGATCTACGTCTTCGTCGACGGGCAGGTCGCCGTGTGCCCCTACCTGGTCTTCGCCGCTCGCACGCCCGCCTCCGCGCACCGCGATACCGAGTTCCTCACCGGCAACATCCTCGATAGTGAGGTTGTCACCGGCCTCGACGCCTACGACTTCCACGGCCGCTACCGGCTCGGCGCCAACCCGACCTGCGGCTCCTGCGCGCTGGCCGGACAGTGCGGCAAGGGCTGCCCTGCCGCGGTCATCGCCACCGGTGGCCGCATCGGCGATGTCGATACCGAGCAGTGCCCCGTCACCGACCCATCCGGCCGTCGACTGCTCCCGCTGTCCCTGGCCAAGGGGTGA
- a CDS encoding ATP/GTP-binding protein, giving the protein MTAPALTVRRPAGGPPSLKIVLTGPFGVGKTTLVGAVSDIAPVTTEVRMSAGNAADDTTLMPAKTTTTVAMDFGRLDVDGVTVYVYGTPGQHRFWFMWDAIVRGAAGSVVLVDTRRLQDSFRHLDYVDHVRLPYVVAVNQFPGARSYPASAIREALALAADVPIVDIDARDRDSVRRLLIALIEHVITQTTPRSAVAQP; this is encoded by the coding sequence ATGACCGCACCCGCCCTCACCGTCCGGCGACCCGCCGGCGGGCCGCCGAGCCTGAAGATCGTGCTCACCGGGCCGTTCGGCGTCGGGAAGACCACCCTCGTCGGCGCGGTCTCCGACATCGCACCGGTCACCACCGAGGTCCGCATGTCCGCCGGCAACGCCGCCGACGACACGACCCTCATGCCGGCCAAGACCACCACCACGGTGGCGATGGACTTCGGCCGCCTCGACGTCGACGGCGTCACCGTCTACGTCTACGGCACCCCAGGCCAGCACCGCTTCTGGTTCATGTGGGACGCCATCGTCCGGGGCGCCGCCGGCTCCGTGGTCCTGGTCGACACCCGCCGCCTGCAGGACTCGTTCCGGCACCTCGACTACGTCGACCACGTCCGGCTGCCCTACGTCGTCGCGGTCAACCAGTTCCCCGGTGCCCGCTCCTACCCCGCATCGGCCATCCGTGAAGCCCTCGCCCTGGCCGCGGACGTGCCGATCGTCGACATCGACGCCCGCGACCGCGACAGCGTCCGCCGGCTGCTCATCGCCCTCATCGAGCACGTCATCACCCAGACCACGCCCCGCTCGGCGGTCGCTCAGCCCTGA
- a CDS encoding ATP-binding cassette domain-containing protein: MRTVHRIDPDGVPSQREPGDTDRAHGNGLVATGLRHAYGQLTVLDLDTFTVAPGDRHAVIGPNGAGKSTLLNILAGTTRTQAGTITYNGQVVTRRGPAWRGRAGIGRTFQHPRVYPNLTLLDCVRMGGWHHRHQPERTPLEALDLVGLLGYADYPAAALSHGHRRMLDLAVALAGQPRVLLLDEPAAGLTDTDTTRLLDILGRLPGWMAVVLVEHHMDVVAALADWTTVLHHGRRHTDGPTDTVRADPAVTALYLGTGGDDAAHR, translated from the coding sequence GTGAGGACCGTCCACCGCATCGACCCCGACGGCGTGCCGTCGCAGCGCGAACCGGGTGACACCGACCGCGCCCACGGCAACGGCCTCGTCGCGACCGGCCTGCGCCACGCCTACGGACAGCTGACCGTCCTCGACCTGGACACGTTCACCGTCGCCCCCGGCGACCGCCACGCCGTCATCGGCCCCAACGGCGCCGGCAAGTCCACCCTGCTGAACATCCTGGCCGGCACCACCCGCACTCAGGCCGGCACCATCACCTACAACGGCCAAGTCGTCACCCGCCGCGGCCCGGCCTGGCGAGGCCGCGCCGGCATCGGCCGCACCTTCCAACACCCCCGCGTCTACCCGAACCTGACCCTGCTGGACTGCGTGCGCATGGGCGGCTGGCACCACCGCCACCAACCCGAACGCACACCTCTGGAAGCCCTCGACCTCGTCGGCCTGCTCGGGTACGCCGACTACCCGGCCGCCGCGCTGTCGCACGGGCACCGCCGCATGCTCGACCTCGCCGTCGCCCTGGCCGGGCAACCCCGCGTGCTGCTACTCGACGAGCCTGCCGCCGGCCTCACCGACACCGACACCACCCGCCTGCTCGACATCCTCGGGCGTCTACCCGGCTGGATGGCGGTCGTGCTCGTCGAGCACCACATGGACGTCGTCGCCGCCCTCGCCGACTGGACCACCGTCCTGCACCACGGCCGCCGCCACACCGACGGCCCCACCGACACCGTGCGCGCCGACCCTGCCGTCACCGCCCTCTACCTCGGCACCGGGGGTGACGATGCTGCGCATCGGTGA
- a CDS encoding phosphotransferase, with protein sequence MIAIDAALADQLRRDLLTAAGHQQTGGQVIEEWELSTVQRLYLSDGSSVICKLATSPFTGEAAVLRSLSEHGAAVPHLHGYTLRPQALGMLMDDLGDPIRPATIAEAAAVASAIHAVPPVPTLPVFDQRTLARLPEQALAALDELHRQGRFVDSGQAEELLRRLVAVAGRRADGAEREPFGLCHGEFHRSSLHVSRTGCRLVDWAKAFTGPGLLDLATWFGTRNAADPAQLTRLIRAYVAAGGSTDAHSDRGGLPAAQWALGWHRVWAAWWFLTTAAAGHHRPHTDGPHAQVVHRQLHAAAQLLDAAPFGASGVHLTTAGRSL encoded by the coding sequence ATGATCGCCATAGATGCCGCGTTGGCGGACCAGCTACGCCGCGACCTGCTCACCGCCGCCGGCCATCAACAGACCGGTGGGCAGGTCATCGAGGAGTGGGAACTGTCGACGGTGCAGCGGCTGTACCTGAGCGACGGCAGCAGCGTGATCTGCAAGCTCGCCACATCACCGTTCACCGGCGAAGCCGCCGTGCTGCGATCCCTCAGCGAACACGGTGCCGCCGTGCCCCACCTGCACGGCTACACGCTACGTCCGCAGGCGCTGGGCATGCTGATGGACGACCTCGGCGACCCCATCCGCCCAGCAACTATCGCCGAGGCCGCAGCCGTCGCCAGCGCAATCCACGCCGTCCCGCCGGTGCCGACGCTGCCCGTGTTCGACCAGCGGACCCTGGCGCGCCTGCCCGAGCAGGCGCTCGCCGCACTCGACGAGCTGCACCGCCAGGGCCGCTTCGTCGACTCCGGCCAGGCCGAGGAACTGCTACGGCGGCTGGTAGCCGTGGCGGGCAGACGCGCCGACGGCGCCGAAAGAGAACCCTTCGGGCTGTGCCACGGCGAGTTCCACCGCAGCTCACTGCACGTCAGCCGCACGGGATGCCGTCTCGTCGACTGGGCGAAAGCATTCACCGGACCAGGCCTGCTCGACCTCGCCACCTGGTTCGGCACCCGCAACGCCGCAGACCCCGCCCAACTCACCCGCCTGATCCGCGCCTACGTCGCGGCTGGCGGCAGCACCGACGCTCACTCAGACCGCGGTGGCCTGCCGGCAGCTCAGTGGGCGCTGGGATGGCACCGCGTGTGGGCAGCCTGGTGGTTCCTGACCACAGCTGCCGCAGGCCACCACCGGCCCCACACCGATGGCCCTCACGCCCAGGTCGTGCACCGCCAACTGCACGCTGCCGCGCAACTGCTCGACGCCGCCCCGTTTGGCGCGTCCGGAGTTCACCTCACTACCGCGGGAAGATCCTTATGA
- a CDS encoding ABC transporter substrate-binding protein has product MSDPRPRLRRGLATLTAVGLLLTGAACSSTATDSGTVRVGLLVSLSGTYAAVGEDMQRGFRLYLDTHDGKLGGRKIDLVVADEGDGPATAVPAAQKLLERDQVVALTGLVGGATVDKVQTLTTQRKIPLLGANARPAFAPVGGKPRDLAYTWHTSYNSDEPGIAIAEYVKAQVGDGQVYAIGPDYQGGYDELRGFTDTFTRLGGKLANPDGKTLFTPFPATENFLPYLNKAAETKPKAVYTFYAGAAAVAFVKQYAQSDLADVPLYAAGFLTEGSVLTAQGPAATGIRNVLNYSPTLANQANQDFVAAWSAAGHPGQPTTFAMASYDAAAVLDRALTAVNGEVTGEKLNAAIGQVGRVVSPRGDWQFHPTEHRPVQRWYLREVRNDGPVLSNVLVQDLTTLPAS; this is encoded by the coding sequence ATGTCTGATCCCCGACCACGCCTGCGACGTGGGCTCGCCACCCTGACCGCTGTGGGTCTCCTGCTGACCGGCGCCGCGTGCAGCAGCACCGCCACCGACTCCGGCACGGTCCGTGTGGGGCTGCTGGTCTCCCTGTCGGGCACCTACGCCGCCGTCGGCGAGGACATGCAGCGCGGTTTCCGCCTCTACCTCGACACCCACGACGGCAAACTCGGCGGCCGGAAGATCGACCTGGTCGTGGCCGACGAGGGCGACGGCCCCGCCACGGCCGTCCCCGCCGCGCAGAAGCTCCTCGAACGCGACCAGGTGGTCGCCCTGACCGGCCTGGTCGGCGGCGCGACGGTCGACAAGGTGCAGACCCTCACCACGCAGCGGAAGATACCCCTGCTCGGCGCGAACGCCCGGCCAGCGTTCGCACCCGTCGGCGGCAAGCCCCGCGACCTGGCCTACACCTGGCACACCTCCTACAACTCAGACGAGCCGGGCATCGCCATCGCCGAGTACGTCAAGGCGCAGGTCGGCGACGGTCAGGTGTACGCGATCGGCCCGGACTACCAGGGCGGCTACGACGAACTGCGGGGCTTCACCGACACCTTCACCCGCCTCGGCGGGAAACTCGCCAACCCCGACGGGAAGACCCTGTTCACGCCGTTCCCGGCGACGGAGAACTTCCTGCCGTACCTGAACAAGGCCGCCGAGACCAAACCGAAGGCCGTCTATACCTTCTACGCCGGGGCCGCGGCGGTGGCGTTCGTCAAGCAGTACGCCCAGTCCGACCTTGCCGACGTCCCGCTCTACGCCGCCGGCTTCCTGACCGAAGGGTCCGTGCTCACCGCGCAGGGACCGGCGGCCACCGGCATCCGCAACGTCCTCAACTACAGCCCCACCCTCGCCAACCAGGCCAACCAGGACTTCGTCGCCGCCTGGTCCGCCGCCGGCCATCCGGGCCAGCCGACGACCTTCGCGATGGCCTCCTACGACGCCGCCGCCGTCCTCGACCGGGCGCTGACCGCCGTGAACGGCGAGGTGACCGGGGAGAAGCTCAACGCCGCGATCGGGCAGGTCGGGCGGGTCGTCTCCCCTCGCGGGGACTGGCAGTTCCACCCCACCGAGCACCGCCCGGTGCAGCGCTGGTACCTGCGCGAGGTCCGTAACGACGGCCCAGTGCTGTCCAACGTCCTGGTGCAGGACCTCACCACCCTGCCCGCCAGCTGA
- a CDS encoding nitrate- and nitrite sensing domain-containing protein — MPVARRLALLLLIPLAATLVFASWGVASTSRQARSADRLQSLVAVSAAVGEVLHELDRERQVAGGLVGDSAGGLNGYLEQVAASDRAVDAYRQRRGELDASDSVSRLVGPFDEQLRLLPVFREQVKARSASLTAVLVRYRAVLAQGLAVRETVGQVGGADGAVADQLRVAAALSQAGQYAGIQQAAVAAGNGAVVSQAVQRELAATRAGYDEALLAVSQRSPARWRSWLDQALSGPQVLAAQRLDDEVARTQVGQRLRVNASRWAAASNERRDRLHEVQTRVDADIAAEVGRQRREQWVTTGVLSAVAVALTLAAAALAWRQGRALARRLRRVRDAVTRVAERDLPDLVRRVDAADPADPASVPPPPSALAPAAARDEVDEVAAAFDTLALNTYRISTDLARQRRVAAGAVEAVGRRCQGMTHRLLRELDMAERDEKDAATLATFFAVDSLAAQLLHATQSLLVLSGRSLGAVHPQPAELVTVAQAAQGRIQEYRRVRLGVIDERVLVPPPMIDDLVHLLASLLDNATRYSPGDAVVTGHLLGNRVIIQVTDTGPGIKPDLLVRLNAELAEPAPMIEVEHIRRQGLATVALLAAAHGLRVRLLPGQPHGTVAEVEISADKLLIGVPEPAALPTGPIAGRRAPGGTPASTLTLPAPTAAPAGRGGSAALPTRRRSSTPSAADGPTQALPLIPVPRRAPESESTPAYDETARHLPAPAWFVEGATVHMPSTPARGLPGQDATTANGLPKRQPMSAFTPPPLPAADAPVRSMGGLARTAGAYQRGLDRRFPQSKGQS, encoded by the coding sequence GTGCCTGTTGCTCGGAGGCTTGCGCTCCTGCTGCTGATCCCGTTGGCGGCGACTCTGGTCTTCGCCTCGTGGGGTGTGGCATCGACGAGCCGTCAGGCGCGCAGTGCCGACCGCCTGCAGTCGCTGGTGGCGGTGTCGGCCGCGGTGGGTGAGGTGCTGCACGAACTCGACCGGGAGCGGCAGGTCGCCGGCGGGCTGGTCGGTGATTCGGCGGGTGGCCTCAACGGTTATCTCGAGCAGGTCGCGGCATCCGACCGGGCGGTGGACGCCTACCGGCAGCGCCGCGGCGAGCTCGATGCCTCGGATTCGGTCAGTCGGCTGGTGGGGCCGTTCGACGAGCAGCTGCGGTTGCTTCCGGTGTTTAGGGAGCAGGTCAAGGCGCGGTCGGCGTCGCTGACGGCGGTGCTGGTGCGGTATCGGGCGGTGCTCGCGCAGGGGCTGGCGGTGCGGGAGACCGTAGGTCAGGTCGGCGGTGCGGACGGTGCGGTCGCGGACCAGTTGCGGGTGGCGGCGGCGTTGTCGCAGGCCGGGCAGTACGCGGGTATCCAACAGGCAGCGGTAGCTGCCGGCAACGGCGCCGTGGTGTCGCAGGCGGTGCAGCGGGAGCTGGCCGCGACCCGTGCCGGGTATGACGAGGCGTTGCTGGCGGTGTCGCAGCGGTCGCCGGCGCGGTGGCGGTCGTGGCTTGACCAGGCGCTGTCCGGCCCGCAGGTCCTCGCGGCGCAGCGTCTCGACGACGAGGTCGCCCGCACTCAGGTGGGTCAGCGGTTGCGGGTGAACGCGTCCCGGTGGGCTGCGGCCAGTAATGAGCGGCGCGACCGGCTGCACGAGGTGCAGACCCGCGTCGACGCGGACATCGCCGCCGAGGTGGGGCGGCAACGCCGAGAGCAGTGGGTCACCACGGGTGTGCTGTCGGCGGTCGCCGTGGCGCTGACCCTGGCCGCCGCGGCGCTGGCGTGGCGGCAGGGTCGGGCGTTGGCGCGGCGGCTGCGGCGGGTCCGTGACGCGGTCACTCGTGTCGCGGAGCGGGACCTGCCGGACCTGGTCCGCCGCGTTGACGCGGCGGATCCTGCCGACCCGGCGTCGGTTCCGCCGCCGCCTTCCGCGCTGGCACCCGCAGCGGCGCGGGACGAGGTGGACGAGGTGGCCGCCGCGTTCGACACGCTGGCGTTGAACACGTACCGGATCTCGACGGATCTGGCGCGGCAGCGGCGGGTGGCCGCCGGTGCGGTGGAGGCGGTGGGTCGGCGGTGTCAGGGGATGACGCATCGGCTGCTGCGCGAGTTGGACATGGCCGAGCGGGACGAGAAGGACGCCGCGACCCTGGCGACGTTCTTCGCGGTGGACAGTCTCGCCGCGCAGTTGCTGCACGCCACGCAGAGTCTGCTGGTGCTGTCGGGACGGTCGTTGGGGGCGGTGCATCCGCAGCCGGCGGAGCTGGTGACGGTGGCGCAGGCGGCGCAGGGCCGGATCCAGGAGTACCGGCGGGTGCGGCTCGGGGTGATCGACGAGCGGGTGCTGGTGCCGCCACCGATGATCGACGACCTGGTGCACCTGTTGGCGTCGCTGCTGGACAACGCGACCCGCTACAGCCCCGGCGACGCGGTGGTCACCGGGCATCTGCTGGGCAACCGGGTGATCATCCAGGTCACCGACACCGGGCCCGGCATCAAGCCGGACCTGCTGGTCCGGCTCAACGCCGAGCTGGCCGAACCCGCGCCGATGATCGAGGTTGAGCACATCCGGCGCCAGGGCCTGGCCACCGTCGCGCTGCTGGCCGCGGCGCATGGGCTACGCGTGCGGCTGCTGCCGGGACAGCCGCACGGCACGGTAGCGGAAGTCGAGATCTCCGCCGACAAACTCCTAATCGGCGTTCCCGAGCCGGCCGCGCTGCCCACCGGCCCGATCGCCGGCCGGCGTGCTCCCGGCGGCACGCCCGCGTCCACCCTTACCCTGCCCGCGCCCACGGCGGCACCGGCCGGGCGCGGCGGCTCGGCCGCGCTGCCCACCCGGCGCCGGTCGTCCACCCCGAGCGCGGCAGACGGCCCTACCCAGGCGCTGCCGTTGATTCCGGTGCCCCGCCGGGCGCCTGAGTCAGAGTCGACGCCGGCCTACGACGAGACAGCCCGACACCTGCCGGCTCCGGCGTGGTTCGTCGAGGGAGCCACGGTGCACATGCCCTCCACCCCTGCGCGCGGGCTGCCCGGACAGGACGCCACCACGGCCAACGGCCTGCCGAAGCGGCAGCCCATGTCCGCGTTCACACCCCCGCCCCTGCCCGCTGCCGACGCGCCGGTCCGCTCAATGGGTGGCCTGGCCCGTACGGCGGGGGCCTACCAGCGCGGCCTCGACCGCCGCTTTCCCCAGTCGAAGGGCCAGTCATGA
- a CDS encoding branched-chain amino acid ABC transporter permease, translating into MSGPRHDMAATVVRALARRAHPWSALGLAAAVVGAVAVSPDPYLHATAARMLPLAVVAVSVAVVTGHAGLPTLGQVAPYAAGAYTTARLALAGTDLAPLHLLAAAGAGALTAGVLGAVLVRYRATVFLMLSLAVAELTAITAAQWRTVSGGTDGLAGIPAPRLLPGLPPLTTDRTVLLYATLVAIAATAAAMALLGGSQRTLLAAVRGNEARASASGHHVTAYLWTAHTGAGALAGIGGALLIHTHRWITPADVGFTTAALALLAVVIGGATSLPGAAAATIAVLAVRDVVGAWLPGHAPLLLGALFVTAVYLLPGGLTALPARLASLPLPRHGRRRPALHMPDGPAQPVTRSTP; encoded by the coding sequence GTGAGCGGTCCACGACACGACATGGCGGCGACGGTCGTGCGCGCGCTGGCACGACGCGCGCACCCGTGGTCGGCGCTCGGCCTGGCAGCGGCGGTGGTGGGCGCGGTGGCGGTGTCACCGGATCCGTACCTGCACGCCACCGCCGCGCGGATGCTGCCGCTGGCGGTGGTGGCGGTCAGCGTCGCGGTGGTCACCGGCCACGCGGGACTGCCCACGCTCGGCCAGGTCGCCCCGTACGCGGCCGGCGCCTACACCACCGCCCGGCTCGCCCTCGCCGGCACCGACCTCGCCCCGCTGCACCTGCTGGCGGCGGCCGGGGCGGGAGCCCTGACCGCCGGCGTACTCGGCGCGGTGCTCGTCCGCTACCGCGCCACGGTGTTCCTCATGCTCAGCCTCGCCGTCGCGGAACTGACCGCGATCACCGCCGCCCAGTGGCGCACGGTCAGCGGCGGCACCGACGGGCTCGCTGGGATCCCCGCCCCTCGTCTGCTGCCCGGCCTGCCGCCGCTGACTACCGACCGCACGGTGCTGCTCTACGCCACGCTCGTGGCGATCGCCGCGACCGCCGCCGCCATGGCACTGCTCGGCGGCAGCCAGCGGACGCTGCTGGCGGCCGTGCGCGGCAACGAGGCCCGCGCGAGCGCCAGCGGCCACCACGTCACCGCCTACCTGTGGACGGCGCACACCGGCGCGGGCGCGCTCGCCGGGATCGGCGGGGCCCTGCTCATCCACACCCACCGGTGGATCACTCCGGCCGATGTCGGCTTCACCACCGCCGCCCTCGCGCTGCTCGCCGTGGTCATCGGCGGCGCCACGTCGCTGCCCGGCGCCGCCGCCGCCACAATCGCGGTCCTCGCCGTGCGCGACGTCGTGGGTGCCTGGCTGCCCGGTCACGCGCCCCTGCTCCTCGGCGCCCTGTTCGTCACCGCGGTGTACCTGCTGCCCGGCGGCCTGACCGCTCTTCCCGCGCGACTGGCCAGCCTGCCCCTTCCTCGTCACGGTCGGCGCCGTCCCGCTCTTCACATGCCCGACGGCCCGGCCCAGCCCGTCACCAGGAGCACCCCGTGA